The following proteins come from a genomic window of Synechococcus sp. NB0720_010:
- a CDS encoding flavin reductase family protein — protein sequence MALNADAKKTLLRKIPHGVFICGVAEGEEVNGFTASWVTQGSFEPPLVVMAVRSDSTSNGMIQRTKRFSLNVLAADQKDLAAVFFKPQKGVGGRFDAAPFSLGELGLPILNDALGGVECELIGQVAHGDHTVFVGEVKSAVLHRDGAALELSSTGWQYGG from the coding sequence ATGGCACTGAACGCCGACGCCAAGAAGACCTTGCTTCGCAAGATTCCCCACGGGGTCTTCATCTGTGGTGTGGCTGAAGGGGAAGAGGTCAACGGCTTCACCGCCAGCTGGGTGACCCAGGGCTCGTTCGAGCCGCCGCTGGTGGTCATGGCCGTCCGCTCCGACAGCACCAGTAACGGGATGATTCAGCGCACCAAGCGCTTCTCGTTGAACGTCCTCGCGGCCGACCAGAAGGATTTAGCTGCCGTCTTCTTCAAACCCCAGAAGGGCGTCGGTGGCCGTTTTGACGCGGCTCCCTTCAGCCTCGGCGAACTGGGCCTGCCGATCCTCAACGACGCCCTCGGTGGAGTCGAGTGTGAGCTCATCGGCCAGGTCGCCCATGGCGATCACACCGTGTTTGTCGGTGAGGTCAAGAGTGCCGTTCTTCACCGCGATGGCGCGGCCCTCGAACTCAGCAGCACCGGCTGGCAGTACGGCGGTTGA
- the coaD gene encoding pantetheine-phosphate adenylyltransferase — MKVLYPGSFDPLTLGHLDVIERGSHLFDGLVVAVLRNPGKNPCFSVEQRIEQIRGATGHLQRIEVAAFDGLTVEFAERCGAGVILRGLRALSDFEYELQIAHTNKSLAPKLETLFLATATAHSFLSSSVVKEVARFGGPVGHMVPTGVAEDLARLFNQ; from the coding sequence ATGAAAGTCCTGTACCCCGGCAGCTTCGACCCCCTGACCCTTGGGCATCTGGATGTGATCGAACGGGGTTCCCATCTGTTCGATGGCCTGGTGGTTGCCGTGCTGCGCAACCCGGGTAAAAACCCTTGCTTCAGCGTTGAGCAGCGGATCGAGCAGATCCGTGGAGCGACGGGTCATCTCCAGCGGATCGAAGTGGCGGCATTCGATGGGCTCACGGTTGAATTCGCCGAGCGCTGTGGTGCTGGCGTGATTCTGCGGGGTCTGAGGGCGTTGAGCGACTTCGAATACGAACTGCAGATCGCGCATACCAATAAAAGTCTGGCTCCGAAGCTGGAGACGCTGTTTCTCGCAACGGCAACGGCCCACAGCTTTCTCAGCAGCTCGGTCGTCAAGGAGGTGGCCCGTTTCGGCGGACCGGTTGGTCACATGGTCCCCACAGGAGTGGCAGAAGATCTGGCGAGGCTTTTTAATCAGTAG